A region from the Rosa rugosa chromosome 6, drRosRugo1.1, whole genome shotgun sequence genome encodes:
- the LOC133714531 gene encoding agamous-like MADS-box protein AGL15 isoform X1 translates to MKRKMGRGKIEIKKIENTNSRQVTFSKRRGGLLKKAHELAILCDAEVAVIVFSNTGKLFEFSSAGMKRTIARYSKCYESSETALVESRAEEDDPKDVDVLKDELEKLQQNQLRLLGNDLSSLSLKELQKLENQLTEGLFSVKEKKDKLLMEQLEQSRVKEQRAIHENETLRKQVEELRRLFPQADHAVPSYLDYCPVEKQNSPVYHGAKSPDLVSNFAFDNGDSDTTLQLGLPSDTYRKRKAPERESHSNDSGSQLGL, encoded by the exons ATGAAGAGAAAAATGGGTAGGGGGAAGATTGAGATCAAGAAGATTGAGAACACCAACAGCAGACAAGTCACATTCTCAAAGAGGCGTGGTGGATTACTCAAGAAAGCTCATGAATTGGCTATTCTATGCGATGCTGAGGTTGCTGTCATCGTCTTCTCTAACACTGGCAAGCTTTTTGAGTTTTCCAGTGCTGG TATGAAGCGAACTATTGCAAGATACAGCAAGTGTTATGAGTCTTCAGAGACTGCTCTGGTAGAATCAAGGGCAGAG GAGGATGACCCTAAGGACGTGGATGTTCTAAAAGATGAACTTGAGAAGCTACAACAGAATCAATT GCGTCTGTTGGGCAATGACTTGTCTAGTTTGAGCTTGAAAGAATTGCAGAAACTAGAAAATCAATTAACTGAAGGATTATTTTCAGTGAAGGAGAAAAAG GACAAATTACTGATGGAGCAACTAGAGCAATCAAGAGTAAAG GAACAGCGTGCTATACATGAGAATGAAACCTTGCGTAAACAG GTTGAGGAGCTTCGGCGTTTATTTCCCCAAGCTGATCATGCAGTTCCATCTTATCTCGACTATTGTCCTGTAGAAAAACAGAACTCCCCTGTGTACCATGGTGCCAAAAGCCCCGATTTGGTCAGCAATTTTGCATTTGACAATGGAGATTCTGACACTACATTGCAATTAGG GCTGCCAAGCGATACATATCGCAAGAGGAAGGCTCCAGAAAGAGAAAGCCACTCTAATGACTCAGGGAGCCAACTAGGCCTGTAA
- the LOC133716090 gene encoding protein STRICTOSIDINE SYNTHASE-LIKE 10-like, producing the protein MKSALVILFFFFFLSVHQAQAASFSLPNLNHHEIPIHVPQPESIAFDCNGAPYVGVADGRIFKWLGYPFGWREFAVTGPNRPRGVCDLTTNKDNEPICGRPLGLKFDLTTCELYIADAYFGLLKTGPNGGVAQILATSAEGVPFRFLNGVDIDRQSGMVYFTDTSAIYQRRNWELSVSTGDKTGRLMRYDPWTKNVTVLRHDLSFANGVALSKDGDFVLVTQTTAKNILRYWLRGPRANTVDIFFQLQGAPDNIIRNINGEFWVAENSAGKGKAVKLDAQGNFLDVVDGLNPVSHVEQRYRNLWIGSVVNNFVGVILNFV; encoded by the coding sequence ATGAAATCAGCTCTTgttatcctcttcttcttcttctttctgtcTGTTCACCAAGCCCAAGCAGCATCATTTTCACTCCCAAACCTAAACCATCACGAAATACCCATCCATGTACCACAGCCCGAAAGCATTGCTTTCGACTGCAATGGCGCACCGTACGTGGGTGTGGCTGATGGCAGGATATTCAAGTGGCTAGGATACCCTTTTGGGTGGAGAGAATTCGCAGTCACCGGCCCCAATAGGCCGAGAGGAGTATGTGATTTAACAACCAACAAAGACAATGAACCGATATgcgggaggccacttggtttaAAATTTGACCTCACAACATGTGAACTGTATATCGCAGATGCCTATTTTGGGCTTCTGAAGACAGGACCAAATGGTGGAGTAGCTCAAATACTTGCGACATCTGCTGAAGGAGTTCCTTTCCGTTTCTTAAACGGTGTCGACATTGATCGCCAAAGTGGAATGGTGTACTTCACAGACACCAGTGCTATTTACCAGAGAAGAAATTGGGAATTGTCAGTTAGTACAGGTGATAAAACTGGAAGGTTAATGCGATATGATCCATGGACAAAGAATGTCACTGTGTTGCGTCATGACTTGTCTTTTGCAAACGGGGTGGCACTAAGCAAAGACGGTGATTTTGTGCTAGTAACCCAAACCACTGCAAAGAACATTTTGAGGTATTGGCTTCGAGGGCCTAGAGCCAACACTGTTGATATTTTTTTCCAACTGCAAGGAGCCCCGGACAATATCATCAGAAACATAAATGGAGAATTTTGGGTTGCAGAAAATAGTGCCGGAAAAGGTAAAGCGGTCAAGCTCGACGCTCAAGGAAACTTTCTAGACGTGGTGGATGGACTCAACCCTGTGAGTCATGTTGAGCAGCGTTATAGAAACCTTTGGATAGGATCTGTGGTTAATAACTTTGTTGGGGTTATTCTTAATTTTGTTTGA
- the LOC133714530 gene encoding protein BPS1, chloroplastic-like yields MVLLLQKIDKLYSKLENYHHHHDHNHQSQALSSSLEAFQTLVSNSFNKLVSSSKSAGSEVPAFPWIQQCFELIPIINNGFAKLVVAIDYPMTKWEADSVEEYLKYTLNLLELCNSITCSLSHLGKERLSLSHGLNLVESSSPSLAVEHLRQIQVQPKSLSKDFRFQGNEEHGKERFPITKKSVIHQALVVMEGMVFWVSGILMTGLVGDSKPYLEMRQSGGRLVSSLLSGLDLSGGEVIVEKKGMLKEVKEINDSVAALVSAIGIGKKTKAEAEELQRRLEVFEKMVEGLGKEVDCLFNKVLAGRNQLLNGFHQKH; encoded by the coding sequence ATGGTTCTCTTGTTACAAAAGATTGACAAACTCTACTCAAAGCTGGAGaattaccaccaccaccatgatCACAACCACCAATCACAAGCCTTATCATCTTCTCTGGAGGCTTTTCAAACCCTTGTTTCCAATTCCTTTAACAAATTGGTTTCGAGCTCGAAATCAGCAGGATCTGAAGTTCCAGCATTTCCATGGATCCAGCAGTGTTTTGAGCTCATACCCATCATCAACAATGGTTTTGCAAAGCTAGTTGTGGCCATAGACTATCCCATGACTAAATGGGAAGCTGATTCTGTGGAAGAGTATCTCAAATACACCTTGAATTTGCTAGAGTTGTGCAACTCCATCACTTGCTCTCTTTCTCATCTTGGGAAAGAGAGGCTTTCACTGTCTCATGGTCTGAATCTTGTGGAGAGTTCATCACCTTCTTTGGCTGTGGAGCATCTGAGACAAATTCAAGTCCAACCAAAGAGTTTGAGCAAGGATTTCAGATTCCAAGGAAATGAAGAACATGGGAAAGAAAGGTTTCCCATTACCAAGAAATCAGTTATTCATCAAGCTTTGGTGGTTATGGAGGGGATGgtgttttgggtaagtgggattTTGATGACTGGTTTGGTTGGGGATTCCAAGCCGTACTTGGAGATGAGACAATCTGGTGGAAGGTTAGTAAGTTCATTGCTTTCTGGATTGGATTTGAGTGGGGGTGAAGTAATTGTTGAGAAAAAAGGTATGTTGAAAGAGGTGAAAGAGATTAATGACTCAGTTGCAGCCCTTGTTTCTGCTATTGGGATTGGGAAAAAGACTAAAGCAGAAGCTGAGGAATTACAAAGAAGATTAGAGGTGTTTGAGAAGATGGTGGAGGGTTTGGGAAAAGAGGTCGATTGTCTTTTCAATAAGGTTTTGGCTGGAAGAAATCAACTGCTCAATGGATTTCACCAAAAGCATTAG
- the LOC133714531 gene encoding agamous-like MADS-box protein AGL15 isoform X2: MKRKMGRGKIEIKKIENTNSRQVTFSKRRGGLLKKAHELAILCDAEVAVIVFSNTGKLFEFSSAGMKRTIARYSKCYESSETALVESRAEEDDPKDVDVLKDELEKLQQNQLRLLGNDLSSLSLKELQKLENQLTEGLFSVKEKKDKLLMEQLEQSRVKVEELRRLFPQADHAVPSYLDYCPVEKQNSPVYHGAKSPDLVSNFAFDNGDSDTTLQLGLPSDTYRKRKAPERESHSNDSGSQLGL; this comes from the exons ATGAAGAGAAAAATGGGTAGGGGGAAGATTGAGATCAAGAAGATTGAGAACACCAACAGCAGACAAGTCACATTCTCAAAGAGGCGTGGTGGATTACTCAAGAAAGCTCATGAATTGGCTATTCTATGCGATGCTGAGGTTGCTGTCATCGTCTTCTCTAACACTGGCAAGCTTTTTGAGTTTTCCAGTGCTGG TATGAAGCGAACTATTGCAAGATACAGCAAGTGTTATGAGTCTTCAGAGACTGCTCTGGTAGAATCAAGGGCAGAG GAGGATGACCCTAAGGACGTGGATGTTCTAAAAGATGAACTTGAGAAGCTACAACAGAATCAATT GCGTCTGTTGGGCAATGACTTGTCTAGTTTGAGCTTGAAAGAATTGCAGAAACTAGAAAATCAATTAACTGAAGGATTATTTTCAGTGAAGGAGAAAAAG GACAAATTACTGATGGAGCAACTAGAGCAATCAAGAGTAAAG GTTGAGGAGCTTCGGCGTTTATTTCCCCAAGCTGATCATGCAGTTCCATCTTATCTCGACTATTGTCCTGTAGAAAAACAGAACTCCCCTGTGTACCATGGTGCCAAAAGCCCCGATTTGGTCAGCAATTTTGCATTTGACAATGGAGATTCTGACACTACATTGCAATTAGG GCTGCCAAGCGATACATATCGCAAGAGGAAGGCTCCAGAAAGAGAAAGCCACTCTAATGACTCAGGGAGCCAACTAGGCCTGTAA